The window GATGGTGCCGACGACCTGCAATGGGGACTCTTCCTGGACTGCGCGGCGGAACATCGCGCCTCGTGATTCTCTCATTACGTTTCTCCTGGGGATGATGCGTTAAACAGACAACCCTGACAGCATTGCAAGCAGCGTGCCACCGATGCTGAAGGCCCATGAACAGAGAGGGAATGCCGGAAACGGCTTTACATTCAATAGCTTGCGATAAATCAAAACGAGCCTATCGGAAATAGTGCTAGACAAGCATGTTTCACGCGTGTTTCATCGTGAAACATCGAAACACGAATACGGTACAATTGAAACATGTCCTATTCTTCCCGCACTGCTGGCGAGGCCCACGACAAGCCGGTCATCTGGACCGTTTCCGTGTCGCGCCTGTCCGACCTTTTTCGCGACATCACGCTCGAATACGACCACCTGGCGGCGATCGAGCCCGTCAACCTTGGCTTCGACGACGCCGCCCGCCATATCCGCGAGCGCATGGCCAACGAACGCTGCGACGTGGTGATCGCGGCCGGCTCGAACGCGGCTTACCTGAAAGGCCGCGTGTCGGTGCCGGTGGTGATCGCCAAGGCCAGCGGTTTCGACATGATGCAGGCGCTGGCGCGCGCGCGCCGCGTATCGGCGCGTATCGGCGTCATCACCTACCAGCAGCAGCTGCCCGAACTGGCCGAATTCGCCGGCACGTTCGGCTTTTCCATCGCGCAGCGCACCTACGTCACCGAAGAAGACGCGCGCGCCCAGATCAACGACCTGAAAGCGGCCGGGATCGAGGCGATCGTCGGCGCGGGCCTGATCACCGACCTGGCCGAGGAAGCGGGACTGACCGGCGTATTCGTGTATTCGGCCGCGTCGATCCGCCAGGCCTTCGACGATGCGCTCGAACTGGCGCGCCTGACCCAGCTCGAATCGAACAGCGGCCGGCGTCCGGTGGTCGCCGACACCTTGCGTACCCGGCATGGCCTGAACGATTTGCGTGGCGAATCGCAAGCGATGGAGACCGTACGCCAGGCGGTGGTCCTGTATGCGCGCTCGCCCGCCACGGTGCTGATCCAGGGCGAAACCGGCACCGGCAAGGAGCTGGTGGCGCAGGCGATTCACCGCGAAAGCCCGCGCAGCCTGGGTGCAAACCGGCCGTTCGTGGCCATCAACTGCGGCGCGGTGGCCGAGTCGCTGCTGGAATCGGAACTGTTCGGACACGAGGAAGGTGCGTTCACCGGCGCGCGCCGCGGCGGCCACGCGGGCTTGTTCGAAGCAGCCAACCGCGGCACGCTGTTCCTCGACGAGATCGGCGAAATGCCGCTGCCGCTGCAAACGCGCCTGCTGCGTGTGCTCGAAGAGCGCGAGGTGGTGCGGGTCGGCGGC of the Massilia violaceinigra genome contains:
- the prpR gene encoding propionate catabolism operon regulatory protein PrpR, producing the protein MSYSSRTAGEAHDKPVIWTVSVSRLSDLFRDITLEYDHLAAIEPVNLGFDDAARHIRERMANERCDVVIAAGSNAAYLKGRVSVPVVIAKASGFDMMQALARARRVSARIGVITYQQQLPELAEFAGTFGFSIAQRTYVTEEDARAQINDLKAAGIEAIVGAGLITDLAEEAGLTGVFVYSAASIRQAFDDALELARLTQLESNSGRRPVVADTLRTRHGLNDLRGESQAMETVRQAVVLYARSPATVLIQGETGTGKELVAQAIHRESPRSLGANRPFVAINCGAVAESLLESELFGHEEGAFTGARRGGHAGLFEAANRGTLFLDEIGEMPLPLQTRLLRVLEEREVVRVGGTRPVAINVRVVCATHCDLEQRVREGRFRADLFFRLAVLRLSLPPLRERSADVVALAEWSLKNALAALGARPHPNLHAEMAGCAPLLERYGWPGNVRELRNLMERVALFLAAEPLQALTPAFVLSVAPELGRDIQAALAVQVPAAETVEQVLARFGGRRDEAAAHLGISRTTLWRKLKLGSRLRGNDGI